A single window of Cellulomonas sp. NTE-D12 DNA harbors:
- the nudC gene encoding NAD(+) diphosphatase, whose product MISDDLPLSRASVDRTAVARADDELIRRARADARTRVLLVRDGSVVMRTPAGDADPLVGEGWGRRAGGTVRVAFLDPGTAEAVARAADAAPRDAGPADAAPRGTAPADAAPADPEQADAEPGDGGWLFLGRDDDGDVLARRVRPEHSAPRSGAPSDVLVHRPRRDSGAAADAAIAASSGLTNGTSSSPSTSSGSTSSTVSSSAAHTAPTSPSDVDAEPVPEPLPGLRWVALRAIGAELSDADAGLATTAVALDAWHARHPRCPRCGAPTTSTAAGWTRRCTVDGSEHYPRTDPAVIMAVVDDSDRLLLGHAAAWAPHRFSTLAGFVEAGESIEHAVRREVAEETTVLVGDVAYAGSQPWPFPASLMLGFRARALSTDVVVDGVELTEARWFSRDELAAAVATGDLVLPSPASIAHALIEDWYGAPVPTSD is encoded by the coding sequence ATGATCTCCGACGACCTGCCCCTCTCGCGCGCCTCGGTCGACCGCACCGCGGTCGCCCGTGCCGACGACGAGCTGATCAGGCGAGCCCGGGCGGACGCCCGCACCCGGGTGCTCCTGGTCCGGGACGGCTCGGTGGTGATGCGCACGCCGGCCGGGGATGCCGACCCCCTGGTCGGTGAGGGGTGGGGCCGTCGCGCAGGCGGCACGGTGCGGGTGGCGTTCCTGGACCCGGGCACGGCCGAGGCGGTGGCCCGAGCGGCCGATGCCGCACCGCGCGACGCCGGGCCGGCTGACGCGGCACCGCGCGGCACCGCACCCGCTGACGCGGCGCCGGCTGACCCGGAACAGGCGGACGCCGAGCCCGGCGACGGCGGCTGGCTGTTCCTCGGCCGGGACGACGACGGCGACGTCCTGGCCCGCCGCGTCCGGCCGGAGCACAGCGCCCCGCGGTCCGGAGCACCCTCCGACGTGCTGGTGCACAGGCCCCGCCGGGACAGCGGTGCGGCCGCGGACGCCGCGATCGCGGCGAGCAGCGGCCTGACGAACGGCACCTCGTCGTCGCCGTCGACGTCCTCGGGTTCGACGTCGTCGACGGTCTCGTCGTCCGCCGCCCACACGGCACCCACCTCCCCGTCGGACGTCGACGCCGAACCCGTGCCCGAGCCCCTCCCGGGCCTGCGCTGGGTCGCCCTGCGCGCGATCGGTGCCGAGCTGTCCGACGCCGACGCCGGCCTGGCGACCACCGCCGTCGCGCTCGACGCGTGGCACGCCCGGCACCCGCGCTGCCCGCGCTGCGGGGCGCCGACGACGAGCACGGCAGCCGGCTGGACCCGCCGGTGCACGGTCGACGGCTCGGAGCACTACCCGCGCACGGATCCGGCCGTGATCATGGCGGTGGTGGACGACTCGGACCGGCTGCTCCTCGGCCACGCCGCCGCCTGGGCACCGCACCGGTTCTCCACGCTCGCCGGCTTCGTCGAGGCGGGCGAGTCGATCGAGCACGCGGTCCGTCGCGAGGTGGCGGAGGAGACGACCGTCCTGGTGGGCGACGTCGCGTACGCCGGCAGCCAGCCGTGGCCGTTCCCCGCTTCGCTGATGCTGGGCTTCCGCGCCCGCGCCCTGAGCACCGACGTGGTGGTCGACGGGGTCGAGCTGACGGAGGCCCGCTGGTTCAGCCGGGACGAGCTCGCGGCCGCCGTCGCCACCGGCGACCTGGTGCTGCCCAGCCCGGCGTCCATCGCGCACGCCCTGATCGAGGACTGGTACGGCGCCCCGGTGCCGACCTCGGACTGA
- a CDS encoding ATP-dependent DNA helicase, with product MSVLSAVQIAALLNKEPPTPEQQRVIESPLRPALVVAGAGSGKTETMAARVVWLLANGLAAPEQVLGLTFTRKAAGELEDRVRRRLRALVRSARSARLELPGAELLGLHDPDDPLGALSRPTVSTYHAYAAGLVGEHALRLGLEPGARLLGEAAQWQLAADVVESWSGDLDTDKATSTVVDAVLELSGALDEHLVTVADARRGIERIVDSLTSTPAGDPPRPLKQELRTLIGSLQERLRLLDVVAAYRDRKRAGDVIDFGDQVALAARLAAEVPAVASAERDRYRVVLLDEYQDTSHAQLELLRALFGDGHPVMAVGDPHQSIYGWRGASAGGLERFPTSFPVVDDGGRRPADVHQLSTSWRNDRAILDAANLVAGPLRAAAAARAHPVEVPVLGARPGAGPGHVAALMCATVEEEASAVARFVAERWRPASQDGHRVTAAVLCRKRSQFEALAPALRAAGLPVEVVGLGGLLSTPEVVDLVAALQAAHDPSRGDALMRLLTGARTRLGAADLHALAAWARELAARGPGRSRSTDDGSREHDVVDERSIVDALDDLPAPGWRSHDGRVLTDVGRARLARLATVLRDVRRHTYLPLPELVAETERLLGLDIEVASRPGVGPARARLHLDSFAQVAGEFARSAELPTLGGFLAWLEAADAREDGLELPVSEPDPDAVQLITVHAAKGLEWDVVAVPGLVDGVLPVLASGADGPTSSGWLTGLGTLPYPLRGDRDDLPAFRYAGAASPQDLDRRRLEFRLDAGRHELAEERRLAYVALTRARTDLLLTGAWWGTATRPRAVSPFLAELLEAGAVSEAGWEAPPEVGAANPRDDVVATTQWPGDPFGDDGRRRAALEEAAGAVRAAAQGAGGPDGAGTAWDVLADRLLAERSAAREPDGPVELPSHLSASALVRLDADATGFAAELRRPVPSAPAPQARRGTAFHAWVEGWFGAASLVDLDALPGADDDSVAVDADLSALRAAFLRSPWAYRTPLAVEVDVQTSVDGYVLRSRIDAVFPDPDAPGDPHAVVVVDWKTGAPPTDPAERAHRELQLAVYRLAWSRWTGTPLESVRAAFCYVGAEQTVWPQRLMDEAEIAAMLRGVTV from the coding sequence ATGAGCGTGCTGTCCGCGGTGCAGATCGCCGCTCTGCTGAACAAGGAACCGCCGACGCCGGAGCAGCAGCGGGTGATCGAGTCGCCGTTGCGCCCGGCGCTGGTCGTGGCCGGGGCGGGCTCCGGCAAGACGGAGACGATGGCGGCGCGCGTCGTCTGGCTGCTGGCCAACGGCCTGGCGGCGCCCGAGCAGGTCCTCGGGCTCACCTTCACCCGGAAGGCGGCCGGTGAGCTCGAGGACCGCGTCCGTCGGCGGCTGCGGGCGCTGGTGCGCAGCGCCCGGTCGGCTCGGCTGGAGCTGCCCGGTGCGGAGCTCCTCGGCCTGCACGACCCGGACGACCCCCTCGGTGCCTTGAGCCGGCCGACCGTCTCGACGTACCACGCCTACGCCGCGGGGCTGGTCGGCGAGCACGCCCTTCGCCTCGGCCTCGAGCCCGGCGCCCGGCTGCTGGGCGAGGCGGCGCAGTGGCAGCTGGCGGCCGACGTCGTGGAGTCGTGGTCCGGCGACCTCGACACGGACAAGGCGACGTCCACCGTGGTGGACGCGGTGCTCGAGCTGTCCGGCGCGCTCGACGAGCACCTGGTGACGGTGGCGGACGCCCGGCGCGGGATCGAGCGGATCGTCGACAGCCTGACGTCGACGCCCGCGGGGGATCCGCCGCGGCCGCTGAAGCAGGAGCTCCGCACCCTGATCGGCTCGTTGCAGGAGCGGCTGCGGCTGCTCGACGTGGTGGCCGCCTACCGGGACCGCAAGCGCGCCGGAGACGTCATCGACTTCGGCGACCAGGTCGCGCTGGCCGCCAGGCTGGCGGCCGAGGTGCCCGCCGTCGCGAGCGCCGAGCGGGACCGGTACCGCGTGGTGCTGCTCGACGAGTACCAGGACACGTCCCACGCCCAGCTGGAGCTGCTGCGAGCCCTCTTCGGCGACGGCCACCCCGTGATGGCGGTCGGGGACCCGCACCAGTCCATCTACGGCTGGCGCGGGGCCAGTGCGGGCGGTCTGGAACGGTTCCCGACCTCGTTCCCGGTGGTGGACGACGGCGGCCGGCGGCCGGCCGACGTGCACCAGCTCTCCACCTCGTGGCGCAACGACCGGGCGATCCTCGACGCGGCGAACCTCGTGGCGGGTCCGCTGCGGGCTGCCGCCGCGGCTCGCGCGCACCCCGTGGAGGTCCCGGTGCTCGGCGCCCGGCCCGGCGCCGGGCCCGGTCACGTGGCGGCGCTGATGTGCGCCACGGTGGAGGAGGAGGCGTCGGCGGTCGCGCGGTTCGTCGCCGAGCGGTGGCGTCCGGCGAGCCAGGACGGCCACCGCGTCACCGCCGCCGTCCTGTGCCGCAAGCGGTCGCAGTTCGAGGCGCTGGCACCTGCCCTGCGGGCGGCAGGGCTGCCGGTCGAGGTGGTCGGTCTCGGGGGGCTGCTCTCGACACCCGAGGTGGTCGACCTGGTCGCGGCGCTGCAGGCGGCCCACGACCCGTCGCGCGGAGACGCGCTGATGCGGCTGCTCACCGGGGCGCGCACCCGGCTCGGTGCCGCGGACCTGCACGCGCTCGCGGCCTGGGCGCGCGAGCTCGCCGCCCGCGGTCCGGGCAGGTCGCGGTCGACCGACGACGGCTCTCGCGAGCACGACGTGGTGGACGAGCGCAGCATCGTCGACGCGCTCGACGACCTGCCCGCACCGGGTTGGCGCAGCCATGACGGGCGCGTGCTGACCGACGTCGGCCGGGCCCGGCTGGCGCGCCTCGCCACCGTGCTCCGTGACGTCCGCCGGCACACCTACCTGCCGTTGCCGGAGCTGGTGGCGGAGACCGAACGGCTGCTCGGCCTGGACATCGAGGTGGCGTCCCGACCGGGCGTCGGCCCCGCCCGTGCCCGCCTGCACCTCGACTCGTTCGCCCAGGTGGCCGGCGAGTTCGCCCGTTCTGCGGAGCTGCCCACCCTCGGCGGCTTCCTCGCCTGGCTGGAGGCGGCCGACGCGCGCGAGGACGGTCTCGAGCTGCCCGTGAGCGAGCCCGACCCGGACGCCGTCCAGCTGATCACCGTGCACGCCGCCAAGGGGCTGGAGTGGGACGTGGTCGCCGTGCCCGGCCTGGTGGACGGCGTGCTTCCCGTGCTGGCGAGCGGGGCCGACGGGCCGACGAGCTCGGGCTGGCTGACGGGGCTCGGCACGCTGCCGTACCCGCTGCGAGGTGACCGGGACGACCTCCCCGCCTTCCGCTACGCCGGCGCCGCGAGCCCGCAAGACCTGGACCGACGGCGGCTGGAGTTCCGGCTGGACGCCGGACGGCACGAGCTGGCGGAGGAGCGGCGGCTCGCCTACGTCGCACTGACCCGTGCGCGGACGGACCTGCTGCTGACGGGTGCCTGGTGGGGCACCGCGACCCGACCACGGGCCGTCTCCCCGTTCCTTGCCGAGCTGCTCGAGGCGGGGGCGGTCTCGGAGGCCGGCTGGGAGGCGCCGCCCGAGGTGGGCGCGGCCAACCCGCGTGACGACGTGGTGGCCACCACCCAGTGGCCAGGCGACCCGTTCGGCGACGACGGTCGGCGACGCGCTGCACTGGAGGAGGCGGCGGGCGCCGTGCGCGCCGCCGCCCAGGGCGCCGGCGGGCCCGACGGTGCCGGAACCGCGTGGGACGTGCTCGCCGACCGGCTGCTCGCCGAGCGGTCCGCCGCTCGGGAGCCGGACGGGCCCGTGGAGCTGCCGTCGCACCTGTCCGCGTCGGCGCTGGTGCGCCTCGACGCCGACGCGACCGGCTTCGCCGCGGAGCTGCGCCGCCCGGTCCCGTCGGCCCCCGCCCCGCAGGCCCGCCGCGGCACGGCCTTCCACGCCTGGGTCGAGGGCTGGTTCGGGGCTGCCTCGCTGGTGGACCTCGATGCGCTACCCGGTGCCGACGACGACTCGGTCGCGGTCGATGCCGACCTCTCGGCGCTGCGTGCGGCGTTCCTGCGCTCCCCGTGGGCGTACCGGACGCCGCTGGCCGTCGAGGTGGACGTGCAGACGTCCGTGGACGGCTACGTGCTGCGCAGCCGCATCGACGCGGTGTTCCCGGACCCGGACGCACCCGGTGACCCGCACGCCGTGGTGGTGGTCGACTGGAAGACGGGAGCGCCACCGACCGACCCGGCCGAGCGGGCGCACCGCGAGCTGCAGCTGGCGGTGTACCGGCTCGCGTGGTCGCGGTGGACGGGAACACCGCTGGAGTCGGTGCGTGCGGCGTTCTGCTACGTCGGCGCGGAGCAGACGGTGTGGCCGCAGCGCCTGATGGACGAGGCGGAGATCGCCGCGATGCTCCGTGGTGTCACCGTGTGA
- a CDS encoding phosphotransferase produces the protein MPRSPLALAALATVAVPGLDAVDVRRPLSGGSEFDVAMVIDSAARRWVVRCPVGAASGAALEAEVALLERLGAQVDAGALPFDVPRPEGFAHLPEGGRACVHPLVKGRPLRLESLRPGPGLAASLGRAIGALHELPTSVVEDAGMPVYEAGTYRERRQAEVDEAARTGKVPASLLRRWEAKLEDVSLWRFRPTVVHGDLTSEHVLVADDDVSGVLDWGEAMVADPADDLAWLLVAAPQDAVDSILEAYQLRRTELIDPHLAERALLAGELALARWLLVGVRSHDDEVVADAVAMLLDLEEHLRMQEEQEQAAEAV, from the coding sequence GTGCCTCGCTCGCCCCTCGCCCTCGCAGCCCTCGCGACCGTCGCGGTCCCCGGCCTCGACGCGGTCGACGTGCGCCGACCGCTGAGCGGCGGCTCCGAGTTCGACGTGGCGATGGTGATCGACTCCGCCGCGCGCCGCTGGGTGGTGCGCTGCCCCGTCGGGGCAGCGTCCGGGGCGGCGCTCGAGGCCGAGGTCGCGCTGCTCGAGCGCCTCGGTGCGCAGGTCGACGCGGGTGCGCTGCCGTTCGACGTGCCCCGTCCGGAAGGCTTCGCGCACCTGCCCGAGGGCGGCCGCGCCTGCGTGCACCCACTGGTCAAGGGCCGTCCGCTCCGTCTGGAGTCGCTGCGGCCCGGTCCCGGCCTGGCCGCGTCGCTGGGCCGGGCGATCGGTGCCCTGCACGAGCTGCCGACGTCGGTCGTCGAGGACGCCGGGATGCCCGTCTACGAGGCGGGGACGTACCGGGAGCGACGGCAGGCGGAGGTCGACGAGGCGGCACGCACGGGCAAGGTCCCGGCGAGCCTGCTGCGCCGGTGGGAGGCGAAGCTCGAGGACGTGTCGCTGTGGCGGTTCCGGCCGACCGTGGTGCACGGCGACCTGACCAGCGAGCACGTCCTGGTCGCCGACGACGACGTCAGCGGGGTCCTCGACTGGGGCGAGGCGATGGTGGCCGACCCGGCGGACGACCTCGCGTGGCTGCTGGTCGCCGCACCGCAGGACGCGGTGGACTCGATCCTCGAGGCCTACCAGCTGCGGCGCACCGAGCTGATCGACCCGCACCTCGCCGAGCGCGCGCTGCTGGCCGGTGAGCTGGCGCTGGCGCGGTGGCTGCTGGTGGGCGTGCGCTCGCACGACGACGAGGTGGTGGCCGACGCGGTGGCGATGCTGCTGGACCTCGAGGAGCACCTCCGCATGCAGGAGGAGCAGGAGCAGGCGGCCGAGGCGGTCTAG